The Geobacter sp. AOG2 genome includes a window with the following:
- a CDS encoding filamentous hemagglutinin N-terminal domain-containing protein, with amino-acid sequence MHEKSWYGRGFGTKVTARLVLGLWACQLVASGTVFGAPTGGVVTSGSAAISQSGSVTNVNQSTNTATINWTSFSTAPTETVNFNQPSASSITLNRVIGNEASVLQGALNATGKVFLINSNGILMTKGSTVNTAGFVASTLNITDADFNAGNYVFKANGSTGSVVNMGTITASDGGYVAMLGNSVSNQGVITATKGTVALASGDKITLNFNGDSLASVTVDEGTLDALVENKEAIYADGGTVVLTAKAADDLLSAQVNNSGLIQARTVDDLKGTINLHAYGGTTSVAGTLDASAPTAGDGGLIETSGDSVKIADSATITTKSATGANGTWLIDPDGFTVGVNGDMTATALTNALANGNVTIASTSGTGTDGDIDINAAVSWSANTLTLNATNNIYVNAAMTATGSASLAANYGHVLDSSGNPTTTASGTGNSDGTPYGLYTLQSATNGAFTGTINFSGTGTVTMNGADYIVISTLTTTYNTDGSVSAYGLDYAQAHPDGNYVLGSDITWGSSVWSTGIGTFTGNFNGFGHLINSALLYATGLFDTIDTGATVSNLGINKATLSQNTSYAASSSTRTTASAYIAAEGILANYNKGNIINSFVNNSTTSNKTRIYSVGGLVGVNSGLIAQSYVFGGAVNAWYIAGGLVGTNTGTILDSSSRSNAGSGGVNRMANNASASTGSYLGGLVGVNDTGGDIERSYTTTTSYNNIYEAATYGCFAGMNAGTINESYATSNFSATANTANVAGFVWLNSGTITNSYTTALYLSNASGISYWTAGFVGDNTGTIENSYAIESSSDSAARYGFAKSNTGTITNSYWLANNNAAITDHNASVTDLTSATQLTSLTSASIYSGFSTGIWGMSASGIPILKNIIVYVSTDSSSTPDYGSATSTATMNLLVYGLQGLSITDKDSVSNMFTTTTDAGYVDAGTQVAASVLTSSAYTNVKGTVTVAPKTITATATVSDKVYDGTTTATLTSLTLSGLVGSQTLTTSATATFSDKNAGDGKTVTVVTTATDGTGKASNYTIATTTTTASIEKKTISATVTGNDKTYDGTTTATVSSTLAGVVSGDTVTLGYSASFADKNAETGKAVTATNLSLGGTDGGNYTLGTTSTLSTTATINPLVLALYGIKGDDGIYTIPSSNLTATNIVAGDTVTLGGSATVSTTATSGSTYALTDTSGLTVSNPNYTVAGSTTVSYVIVGGASLVLNSVASGTATITTAANAGGGTDTTVTTSTDKTVIDWTRFNIASGETVTFDQPSTTSIVLNRVVGYEASVINGTLASNGRVFLINSNGILFAAGSTVNTAGLVASALQLTDADFLNNNYVFTVASSTSGSVVAEGDIIIADGGFLALISNNGVTASGSVTATDGTVLLASADQMTLTLNTADTGLAGYALSGLNGTATVGGTLNAAGGLIETAGDTVVLSDGATLTSGTWSWTQAGSITIGDGGTLTGTLVNAELALCNLILTSAKGDITVNDALAWTADTKLTLNAANAITVAASISANGDNSAVALTAGSDLTVNDAITTGGANAATALAATGGDLVLNAPITTTGENATLVLTAGKDLTVNKAITASGANATLALSAGNDIAIDADITLTGANAALAMNYGGDYSILTPASYSGAVLDADGIPVANAAPSGTEYAGITLSGANAKLAMNGTSYTLIHSMADLAALDDATGTATGYFALAQDLDASGTTYSSSPIAALSGTLAGLGHTVSNLAISDTKEIYVGLIGQATGSTIRDIGVVNATVSSLRSTDSTVAYAGILAGKVTDSTVSNTYSTGKVSVSYGTSGGLLGNVTGSTISSSYSAADGAGGGLIGWTSASTVTSCHATGDVTNGTGGLIGTASGTNIESCYATGTVGDGTGYNVGGLVGSFSGGSYIVNSFAKGSVSGKSRVGGLVGYLAIDPDGTTIANCHATGAVTATAKDTDLTKDYATDGGAGGLIGTAENSGTGSLTVTDSYATGDVVASDSVDYAGGLIGNLNSNGSNSISNSYATGDVTGTSKTGFVGGLVGYMTNTALHYVHSTGTITGAHWVGGLAGFATGATIDHSYAAGFVTGSDGATKVGGLIGGGNADGHDNYWNGDSNSSAAGDGVQVTGDNNEGLTSTQMSDVDHYVDGTIDQVLQDRADAASAAAAARDAALPEEAAAQGSQTSGQTVQNVSGSSRSSLSTQADASLAAASIEDQIEYADSADYSADIDSINADGVQYDLRDKTKDGKK; translated from the coding sequence ATGCATGAGAAATCCTGGTATGGCCGGGGATTCGGAACAAAGGTGACGGCCCGGTTGGTCCTGGGGCTGTGGGCATGCCAACTGGTGGCATCCGGCACGGTCTTCGGAGCGCCCACGGGCGGGGTGGTCACCAGCGGCAGCGCGGCCATCAGCCAATCCGGCAGCGTCACCAACGTCAACCAGTCCACCAACACGGCCACCATCAACTGGACGAGCTTCAGCACCGCGCCCACGGAAACGGTCAACTTCAACCAGCCCAGCGCCTCGTCCATCACCCTCAACCGGGTGATCGGCAACGAGGCGAGCGTGTTGCAGGGCGCCTTGAACGCCACCGGCAAGGTCTTCCTGATCAACTCCAACGGCATCCTGATGACCAAGGGCTCCACGGTCAACACCGCCGGCTTCGTGGCCAGCACCCTCAACATCACGGACGCCGACTTCAACGCCGGCAACTACGTGTTCAAGGCCAACGGCTCCACCGGTTCGGTGGTCAACATGGGTACCATCACCGCCTCGGACGGCGGCTACGTGGCCATGCTCGGCAATTCCGTATCCAACCAGGGGGTCATCACCGCCACCAAGGGGACCGTGGCCCTGGCCAGCGGCGACAAGATCACCCTCAACTTCAACGGCGACTCCCTGGCCAGCGTCACCGTGGATGAAGGCACCCTGGACGCCCTGGTGGAGAACAAGGAGGCCATCTACGCCGACGGCGGCACGGTCGTCCTCACGGCCAAGGCGGCGGACGACCTCCTGTCGGCCCAGGTGAACAACAGCGGCCTGATCCAGGCCCGCACCGTGGACGATCTGAAAGGCACCATCAACCTCCACGCCTATGGCGGCACCACCTCCGTGGCCGGAACCCTGGACGCCTCGGCCCCCACGGCGGGTGACGGCGGCTTGATCGAGACCAGCGGCGATTCGGTCAAGATCGCGGACAGCGCCACCATCACCACCAAATCGGCCACCGGCGCAAACGGCACCTGGCTCATCGACCCGGACGGCTTCACCGTGGGCGTGAACGGCGACATGACCGCCACGGCTCTCACCAACGCCCTGGCCAACGGCAATGTCACCATCGCCTCCACCTCGGGGACCGGTACGGACGGCGACATCGACATCAACGCGGCGGTCTCCTGGTCGGCCAACACCCTGACCCTCAACGCCACCAACAACATCTACGTCAACGCCGCCATGACCGCCACCGGCTCGGCCAGCCTGGCCGCCAATTACGGCCATGTGCTGGACAGCTCGGGCAACCCGACCACCACGGCGAGCGGCACCGGCAACAGCGACGGCACCCCCTACGGGCTCTACACCCTCCAGAGCGCGACCAACGGCGCGTTCACCGGCACGATCAACTTCAGCGGCACCGGCACCGTGACCATGAACGGCGCGGACTACATCGTCATCAGCACACTGACGACAACCTATAATACGGACGGCAGCGTCTCGGCCTATGGTTTGGACTACGCCCAGGCCCATCCTGATGGCAATTATGTGCTGGGCAGCGACATTACATGGGGCTCTTCCGTCTGGAGCACCGGCATCGGTACGTTCACCGGCAACTTCAACGGCTTCGGCCATCTGATCAATTCCGCCCTGTTGTATGCGACCGGACTGTTCGACACCATCGACACGGGCGCGACGGTCAGCAATCTGGGGATCAACAAAGCGACTCTTTCGCAAAACACAAGTTATGCGGCATCCAGCAGCACCAGAACCACTGCGAGCGCTTACATAGCCGCGGAGGGGATTCTCGCGAATTATAATAAGGGCAATATTATTAACAGTTTCGTCAATAATAGTACCACATCCAATAAAACAAGGATTTATAGCGTCGGCGGCCTGGTCGGCGTCAACTCCGGGCTGATCGCGCAAAGCTATGTTTTTGGTGGGGCAGTCAATGCTTGGTACATAGCGGGCGGCTTGGTGGGCACCAACACTGGTACGATCCTCGACAGTTCGTCGCGGAGCAATGCTGGCTCCGGTGGTGTCAATAGAATGGCCAATAACGCCAGTGCCTCTACGGGCAGCTATTTGGGAGGGTTGGTAGGGGTTAATGATACCGGTGGGGACATTGAGAGGTCATATACCACTACGACTTCATATAATAATATTTATGAAGCAGCAACATATGGTTGTTTTGCCGGAATGAATGCCGGCACCATCAACGAGTCCTATGCGACAAGCAACTTTAGTGCAACCGCCAACACTGCCAACGTCGCGGGATTCGTCTGGCTGAATAGCGGTACGATTACCAATTCTTATACCACGGCTTTATATTTATCGAATGCAAGCGGAATTTCCTATTGGACAGCCGGGTTTGTCGGTGACAACACAGGTACAATCGAAAACTCCTACGCCATTGAATCTTCATCCGACTCTGCCGCGCGTTACGGATTCGCAAAGTCCAACACCGGCACGATCACCAATTCCTACTGGCTCGCGAATAATAACGCGGCTATTACCGACCATAACGCGTCTGTTACCGATCTGACTTCGGCAACACAACTGACCAGTCTGACCAGCGCTTCCATCTACTCGGGTTTTTCAACGGGCATATGGGGCATGTCCGCATCAGGCATACCTATTCTTAAAAACATTATCGTCTACGTCAGCACCGACAGCAGCAGCACCCCCGACTATGGGAGCGCCACGAGCACAGCCACAATGAACCTGCTGGTATATGGCCTGCAAGGTCTATCAATCACAGATAAAGATAGTGTAAGTAACATGTTCACCACCACAACGGACGCCGGTTATGTGGATGCCGGTACCCAGGTTGCAGCCAGCGTTCTTACTTCTTCGGCCTACACGAACGTCAAGGGCACCGTCACGGTCGCCCCCAAGACCATCACGGCCACGGCCACGGTCTCCGACAAGGTCTACGACGGCACCACCACGGCCACCCTGACCAGCCTGACCCTCTCCGGGCTGGTGGGGAGCCAGACCCTGACCACTTCGGCCACGGCCACCTTCTCCGACAAGAACGCCGGCGATGGCAAGACCGTCACCGTGGTCACCACCGCGACCGACGGCACGGGCAAGGCCAGCAACTATACCATCGCCACCACGACCACCACGGCGAGCATCGAAAAGAAGACGATCTCCGCCACGGTCACGGGCAACGACAAAACCTATGACGGCACCACGACCGCCACGGTCTCCTCCACCCTGGCCGGAGTGGTCTCGGGGGACACGGTCACCCTCGGCTACTCAGCCTCCTTTGCCGACAAAAACGCCGAAACCGGCAAGGCCGTCACCGCCACCAACCTCTCCCTCGGCGGCACGGACGGCGGCAACTATACCCTGGGCACCACCTCGACCCTCTCCACCACGGCCACCATCAACCCCCTGGTGCTGGCGCTGTACGGCATCAAGGGGGACGACGGTATTTATACCATCCCATCGTCGAATCTCACGGCCACCAACATCGTAGCCGGCGACACGGTCACCCTCGGCGGTTCGGCCACGGTCTCCACCACGGCTACGTCTGGCTCCACCTATGCGCTTACGGACACCAGCGGCCTCACGGTCAGCAATCCCAACTACACCGTGGCGGGGAGCACCACCGTTTCATACGTCATCGTGGGTGGCGCCAGCCTTGTCCTCAACTCGGTGGCCAGCGGCACGGCCACCATCACCACGGCCGCCAACGCCGGCGGCGGCACCGACACCACCGTCACCACCTCCACGGACAAGACGGTCATCGACTGGACCCGTTTCAACATCGCGAGCGGGGAAACCGTCACCTTTGACCAGCCCTCCACCACCTCCATTGTGCTCAACCGGGTCGTGGGTTATGAGGCCAGTGTGATCAACGGCACCCTCGCCTCCAACGGCCGGGTTTTCCTCATCAATTCCAACGGCATCCTCTTCGCGGCCGGCTCCACCGTCAATACGGCCGGCCTGGTGGCCAGCGCCCTGCAACTCACCGACGCCGATTTTCTCAACAACAACTACGTGTTCACCGTGGCCAGCAGCACCAGCGGCTCGGTGGTCGCCGAGGGCGACATCATCATCGCCGACGGCGGTTTCCTGGCCCTGATCAGTAACAACGGGGTCACCGCCTCGGGCAGCGTGACCGCCACCGACGGCACGGTGTTGCTGGCCTCGGCGGATCAAATGACCCTCACCCTGAATACGGCCGACACCGGTCTGGCCGGCTATGCCCTCTCCGGCTTGAACGGCACCGCCACGGTGGGCGGCACCCTGAACGCGGCGGGCGGACTCATCGAGACGGCCGGCGACACCGTCGTTCTGTCCGACGGCGCGACGCTCACCAGCGGCACCTGGTCCTGGACCCAGGCCGGCAGCATCACCATCGGCGACGGCGGGACCCTCACCGGAACCCTTGTCAATGCCGAACTGGCATTGTGCAATCTTATCCTTACCTCGGCGAAGGGCGACATCACCGTCAACGACGCCCTGGCCTGGACAGCGGACACGAAACTGACCCTCAACGCCGCTAACGCCATCACAGTTGCCGCATCAATCAGCGCCAACGGCGACAATTCCGCAGTGGCCCTGACCGCCGGGAGCGACCTCACCGTCAACGACGCCATCACCACGGGAGGCGCCAACGCCGCAACGGCTCTGGCCGCCACGGGCGGCGACCTCGTTCTCAATGCCCCGATCACCACCACCGGCGAGAACGCGACCCTGGTGTTGACAGCAGGTAAGGACCTCACCGTCAACAAGGCCATCACCGCCAGCGGCGCCAACGCCACCCTGGCGCTCTCGGCCGGCAACGACATCGCCATCGATGCGGACATCACCCTCACCGGCGCCAATGCCGCCCTGGCCATGAACTACGGGGGCGACTACAGCATCCTCACCCCGGCCAGCTACAGCGGTGCGGTGTTGGATGCGGACGGCATCCCGGTGGCCAACGCGGCCCCGAGCGGGACCGAATACGCCGGCATTACCCTCAGCGGCGCCAACGCCAAGCTGGCCATGAACGGCACCAGCTACACGCTTATCCACAGCATGGCCGACCTGGCGGCCCTGGACGACGCCACCGGCACGGCCACCGGCTACTTCGCCCTGGCGCAGGACCTGGACGCCTCGGGCACCACCTACAGCAGTTCGCCCATCGCCGCGCTCTCGGGCACCCTGGCCGGGCTGGGGCATACGGTCAGCAACCTGGCCATTAGCGACACCAAAGAAATATATGTGGGCCTGATCGGCCAGGCCACCGGCAGCACCATCCGGGATATCGGCGTGGTCAATGCCACGGTCTCATCACTAAGGTCCACCGACAGCACGGTGGCATATGCGGGCATACTGGCCGGCAAGGTTACCGACAGCACGGTGAGCAACACCTACAGCACCGGGAAGGTATCGGTATCCTACGGCACTAGCGGCGGGCTGCTCGGAAACGTCACTGGCTCCACCATCTCGTCCTCCTACTCAGCCGCTGACGGTGCGGGCGGGGGGTTGATCGGTTGGACAAGCGCCTCCACCGTGACGAGTTGCCACGCCACCGGGGATGTGACGAACGGTACCGGTGGCCTGATCGGGACCGCCTCTGGCACCAACATCGAAAGTTGTTACGCCACCGGCACCGTGGGGGACGGCACGGGCTACAACGTGGGGGGGCTGGTCGGGTCTTTCTCCGGCGGCAGCTACATCGTAAACTCCTTTGCCAAGGGGAGTGTGTCGGGCAAGTCGAGGGTGGGGGGACTGGTGGGATATCTCGCCATTGACCCCGACGGCACCACCATCGCCAACTGCCACGCCACCGGCGCCGTGACGGCCACGGCCAAAGATACTGACTTAACCAAAGATTATGCTACGGATGGCGGAGCCGGCGGCCTGATCGGCACGGCGGAAAACTCCGGTACCGGTTCCCTGACCGTCACCGACTCCTATGCCACCGGCGACGTAGTGGCCAGCGACTCTGTGGATTACGCGGGGGGGTTGATCGGGAATCTTAACAGCAACGGCAGCAACAGCATTTCCAACAGCTACGCCACCGGCGACGTCACCGGTACCTCGAAAACCGGGTTTGTCGGCGGCTTGGTGGGGTACATGACCAACACCGCCCTCCATTATGTCCACTCCACGGGCACTATAACCGGAGCGCATTGGGTCGGCGGCCTGGCGGGCTTCGCGACCGGGGCGACCATCGATCACTCCTATGCCGCCGGTTTCGTGACCGGCAGCGACGGCGCGACAAAGGTCGGCGGCCTGATTGGCGGGGGCAATGCCGATGGCCACGACAACTATTGGAATGGCGACAGCAACAGCTCGGCCGCCGGCGACGGGGTGCAAGTCACGGGTGACAATAATGAAGGCCTTACCAGTACGCAAATGAGCGACGTCGATCATTATGTCGACGGCACCATCGACCAGGTGCTCCAGGACCGTGCCGACGCCGCGTCCGCCGCCGCAGCCGCCCGGGATGCTGCCCTGCCGGAGGAAGCCGCCGCCCAGGGGAGCCAAACCTCGGGGCAGACGGTGCAAAACGTGTCGGGTTCGTCGCGCTCAAGCCTGTCCACCCAGGCCGATGCCTCCCTGGCCGCCGCGTCCATCGAGGACCAGATCGAGTACGCCGATTCGGCCGACTACTCGGCGGACATCGATTCCATCAACGCCGACGGGGTGCAGTACGACCTGCGCGACAAAACGAAGGACGGGAAGAAGTAA
- a CDS encoding peptidylprolyl isomerase, translating into MKDRCERRNRFTVCCSTAARLLTLALCACGLAAPGHAAPAPEDPAAAAVLVNGTAITMGAYRKELESATQVQEAKAKLAHDAMMARVKQETLDNMITRELLYQESRRRNIAVDAATVDREYKQYKANFASEAQYVETLTRLKLSEAQVREQIAQGIAIRTLIEEAVGKKVTVTPEEARNYYDRNAAAFAQPPRVHLSHILIALAKDATKEQKKAAADKIAEVQKRVARGDDFSALAAQYSDDAKNRTRGGDIGWFTSEQMPAEMHAKVKNLKVGDVSAVVEDRFGLHVIKVMESRAAFTPTFDELKDRIMATVRQEKAEKELQPFVKQLRDRAKVEIRLPEDNS; encoded by the coding sequence ATGAAAGACAGATGCGAACGCCGTAACCGTTTCACCGTGTGCTGTTCAACCGCAGCCAGGCTCCTGACGCTGGCCCTGTGCGCCTGCGGTCTGGCCGCTCCGGGCCACGCCGCGCCGGCACCCGAAGACCCCGCCGCTGCGGCCGTGCTGGTCAACGGCACGGCCATCACCATGGGGGCGTACCGGAAGGAACTGGAAAGCGCCACCCAGGTGCAGGAGGCCAAGGCCAAGCTGGCCCATGACGCCATGATGGCACGGGTGAAACAGGAAACCCTGGACAACATGATCACCCGCGAGCTGCTCTATCAGGAGAGCCGCCGGCGGAACATCGCGGTGGACGCCGCGACCGTCGACCGGGAATACAAGCAGTATAAAGCGAACTTCGCCAGCGAGGCGCAGTACGTCGAAACCCTGACGCGCCTGAAGCTGAGCGAAGCCCAGGTGCGGGAGCAGATCGCCCAGGGGATCGCCATCCGTACCCTCATCGAAGAGGCGGTCGGCAAGAAGGTCACGGTTACGCCCGAGGAGGCCAGGAACTATTACGACCGCAATGCTGCCGCTTTTGCCCAACCCCCCAGGGTTCATCTCAGCCATATCCTGATCGCCTTGGCCAAGGATGCCACCAAGGAGCAGAAAAAGGCCGCCGCCGACAAAATTGCGGAGGTCCAGAAACGGGTGGCCCGCGGGGATGACTTCTCGGCCCTTGCGGCCCAGTATTCCGACGACGCCAAGAACCGGACCCGTGGCGGCGATATCGGCTGGTTCACCTCGGAGCAGATGCCGGCGGAAATGCACGCCAAGGTTAAAAATCTCAAGGTGGGCGACGTCTCCGCTGTCGTGGAGGACCGCTTCGGTCTGCACGTCATCAAGGTGATGGAGAGCAGAGCGGCCTTTACCCCCACCTTCGACGAACTGAAGGACCGGATCATGGCCACGGTCAGGCAGGAAAAGGCGGAAAAGGAGTTGCAGCCGTTCGTCAAGCAACTGCGGGACCGGGCAAAGGTGGAGATCCGCCTGCCGGAAGATAACTCCTGA
- a CDS encoding ShlB/FhaC/HecB family hemolysin secretion/activation protein, translating to MHIFNRRPTASAVRILTILVFAIAASTAFAAPQIPDYNIGGAMKEAAPPPTPPKKEVPTPSKPVIIQEEEKPFSLTDGEKIFIKDFRLEGAEKGDEAKLSALLAPYKNRDLTMTEIREAANKLTLFYRDRGYLVAKAYIPKQDARDGILTIRIIMGSYGTFSLKNKSLVRDSLLQGVFDNTKKGASQVVTKGGLERSILVVRDMPGCAIPTVTLAPGTLPGTTDFEVGVDAGQRFTGYLMADNQGSRFTGRNRVYGGIDLNSPTGSADKLSVSGMTTEDGDLWNARLAYGFPLAHNGLRGEVAVSRTNYELGGEYSSLSALGVADSLEGTVFYPVKKTSEEAYDLSVNFTYKKLWDDLWYTGTHNRREAYAGTVALQRNAYGSLLGQHLFTNATASFSVGSVEFTDAAQEALNMGKNAANTEGIYSKFDLALSANLELTEDISAKASFKMQQVLSAANIDSSEQFFISGLGGVKAYSESVGFDNGYLVNLEAKYALPPLFGLKQSLGVFFDHGLAYAEKGEYTVNDIFILSDIGLGYYASYKQLFCTAQVAQPVGKTSGVNDPGTRILLQFGAVF from the coding sequence ATGCACATATTTAATCGACGCCCGACGGCAAGCGCCGTGCGGATACTGACCATTTTGGTGTTCGCCATTGCCGCGTCCACCGCGTTCGCCGCCCCGCAGATCCCCGATTACAATATCGGCGGCGCCATGAAGGAAGCGGCCCCGCCGCCTACGCCGCCCAAGAAAGAGGTGCCGACCCCGTCCAAGCCGGTCATCATCCAGGAGGAGGAGAAACCGTTCTCCCTGACCGACGGCGAAAAGATCTTCATCAAGGATTTCCGGCTGGAAGGTGCGGAAAAGGGGGACGAGGCCAAGCTGTCGGCTCTGCTGGCACCGTACAAGAACCGGGACCTGACCATGACGGAGATCAGGGAGGCGGCCAACAAGCTGACGCTTTTCTACCGGGACCGGGGCTACCTGGTGGCCAAGGCCTACATACCCAAGCAGGACGCCAGGGACGGCATCCTGACGATCAGGATCATCATGGGCAGCTACGGCACCTTCTCCCTGAAGAACAAATCCCTGGTGAGAGATTCGCTCCTGCAAGGGGTCTTCGACAACACCAAGAAAGGCGCGTCACAGGTCGTCACCAAGGGGGGGCTTGAGCGCTCCATACTGGTGGTCAGGGATATGCCGGGCTGCGCCATCCCCACGGTTACCCTGGCGCCGGGGACCCTGCCGGGCACCACCGATTTCGAGGTGGGCGTGGATGCCGGGCAGCGCTTTACCGGTTATCTCATGGCGGACAATCAAGGGTCGCGCTTCACGGGAAGAAACAGGGTGTACGGCGGCATCGATCTCAATTCTCCCACCGGCAGCGCCGACAAGCTCTCGGTCAGCGGCATGACCACCGAGGACGGCGATCTGTGGAATGCCCGGCTGGCCTACGGCTTTCCCCTGGCCCATAACGGCCTGCGCGGCGAAGTGGCGGTGTCCCGGACCAATTATGAGCTTGGCGGTGAATATTCGTCGTTGAGCGCGCTAGGCGTGGCGGACTCACTGGAAGGCACCGTATTCTATCCGGTCAAAAAAACCAGCGAGGAGGCCTACGACCTTTCCGTAAATTTTACCTACAAGAAACTGTGGGACGACCTGTGGTACACGGGCACCCATAACCGGCGGGAGGCCTATGCGGGGACCGTGGCCCTGCAACGGAACGCCTACGGCAGCCTCTTGGGCCAGCATCTCTTCACCAATGCCACCGCCAGCTTCAGCGTCGGCTCGGTGGAGTTCACGGACGCCGCCCAGGAGGCGCTGAACATGGGTAAGAACGCCGCCAATACGGAAGGCATCTATTCGAAATTCGATCTTGCCCTGTCCGCGAACCTGGAGTTGACCGAGGACATATCCGCCAAGGCCTCGTTCAAGATGCAACAGGTGTTGTCGGCGGCCAATATCGATTCGAGCGAGCAGTTCTTCATCTCCGGGCTCGGCGGCGTCAAGGCCTATTCGGAAAGCGTCGGTTTCGACAACGGCTATCTGGTGAATCTTGAAGCCAAGTATGCCTTGCCCCCCCTGTTTGGCCTCAAGCAGTCCCTGGGGGTATTCTTCGACCATGGCTTGGCCTATGCGGAGAAGGGCGAGTACACCGTGAACGATATCTTCATCCTGAGCGATATCGGCCTGGGGTATTACGCCAGTTACAAGCAACTGTTCTGCACCGCCCAGGTGGCGCAGCCTGTGGGGAAGACCAGCGGCGTCAACGATCCGGGCACCCGTATTCTGCTGCAATTCGGCGCGGTGTTCTAG
- the exbB gene encoding TonB-system energizer ExbB, with amino-acid sequence MIVKWLSGTIDYGIIGLLLFLSVMVVAVALERFFLYRKLRIADFDNIKSLELVLTEKLSVIASVGSNAPYLGLLGTVLGIMLTFYNMGQDAAMDTGKIMIGLALALKATAVGLVVALVSVVLYNALLRKAKVLTLKWEIANGRKAL; translated from the coding sequence ATGATTGTGAAGTGGCTGTCCGGAACTATTGATTACGGCATCATCGGCCTGTTGTTGTTCTTGAGCGTAATGGTGGTGGCCGTGGCGCTGGAGCGGTTCTTCCTGTACCGGAAACTCCGCATCGCGGATTTCGATAATATCAAATCCCTGGAGCTGGTGCTGACGGAGAAGCTCTCCGTGATCGCCTCGGTGGGGAGCAACGCCCCGTATCTGGGGCTTCTGGGGACCGTGCTGGGCATCATGCTGACCTTTTACAACATGGGTCAGGATGCTGCCATGGATACGGGTAAAATCATGATCGGGCTGGCCCTGGCCCTGAAGGCGACGGCGGTGGGGCTGGTGGTGGCGCTGGTGTCGGTGGTGCTGTACAACGCGCTTTTGAGGAAGGCCAAAGTGCTGACGCTGAAATGGGAGATTGCCAATGGACGAAAAGCCCTTTGA
- a CDS encoding biopolymer transporter ExbD — MDEKPFETMNVIPFVDIMLVLLTIVLTTSSFIASGRIPVNLPQASKSAAETDKAAIIELGAAGTIYFNSKQVTLESLRGELAPLGKDTGFIIRADREITLQHFIDVADLLKQLSFKKVAVQTKNRT, encoded by the coding sequence ATGGACGAAAAGCCCTTTGAAACCATGAACGTTATTCCGTTCGTGGACATCATGCTGGTGCTTCTGACCATCGTGCTGACCACGTCGAGCTTCATCGCCAGCGGGAGAATCCCGGTCAATCTGCCCCAGGCCTCGAAAAGCGCTGCGGAAACGGACAAGGCCGCCATCATCGAGTTGGGCGCGGCCGGCACAATTTATTTCAACAGCAAGCAGGTTACCCTGGAGTCCCTGAGAGGCGAACTGGCGCCGTTGGGCAAGGACACCGGCTTCATCATCCGGGCGGACCGGGAGATCACCCTCCAGCATTTCATCGATGTGGCCGACCTGCTGAAGCAGTTGAGCTTCAAGAAGGTGGCCGTTCAGACCAAGAATCGGACGTGA